TACTGACCCTTCCTGCATCAAAGAGGCTGATATTGTCGTGATGTGCGTTCCCACTCCTGTTGATGAAAGACACAATCCTGATTACGGTCCTGTGCAAAAGGCAGCTGAGTCAATTTCAACGTTTATGAAGCAAGGCCAGCTTGTGATCATTGAATCAACCCTGAATCCCGGAGCGACTGAAGAGGTCATCAAGCCGATTCTCGATGAGAGCGGAAAGAGGTATAATCTTGCCTATTGCCCTGAAAGGATTGATCCAGGAAACAAGGAATTTACGCTTACAAAGATACCAAGAGTCATCGGAGGAATTGATGCAGAGAGCTTACAATTGGCAAAGAAATTCTATGCCTCAATCCTCGACTCACCAATCAAAGAGATGAGCTCAATCAGGGCAGCAGAGGCAGTCAAGATTGTCGAGAATACATTCAGGGATGTCAATATCGCTTTTGTGAATGAATTGGCTAAAGGCTTTGACAGCATCGGCCTTGATGTGATTGAGGTTATCCAAGGAGCGTCAACAAAGCCGTTTTCCTTTATCCCCCATTTCCCTTCCTGCGGAGTTGGAGGCCATTGCATCCCTGTAGATCCATATTACCTTATCAGGAATCCCGGCAAGAACGGCTTTGACTATAAATTCCTGAAATTAGCGAGGGAGATCAATGAGGGCATGCCTGCGTATACGGTGAAAAAGGCACTAGAGGCAATTACGGAAAAAGGAAAAAATGCGAAGGACGTGAAAATCAGCGTTCTTGGCTTGGCGTATAAGGGGAACGTTCCTGATATCCGCGAGAGCCCTTCCTTCGAGATCATTCATGAGCTGAGGAAGCTGGGGGTTGAGCCTTTGGTTTTTGATCCCCATGTTCCTGAAAAGTCAAACTGCAGCTTTGAGGAGGCTCTTCGCTCTGATGTCCTGATATTTGCATCAAACCACGATGAGTTCAGGCAGATCGACTTCTCTAAGATGAAAGATAAGATCGTGATTGACGGAAAGAACTTTTTGAAGATTGAGGATGGCTCGA
The Candidatus Nanoarchaeia archaeon genome window above contains:
- a CDS encoding nucleotide sugar dehydrogenase, whose translation is MKSVCIIGLGYVGMPLAELCAQKGYDVVGYDILEKKSRIKTTTDPSCIKEADIVVMCVPTPVDERHNPDYGPVQKAAESISTFMKQGQLVIIESTLNPGATEEVIKPILDESGKRYNLAYCPERIDPGNKEFTLTKIPRVIGGIDAESLQLAKKFYASILDSPIKEMSSIRAAEAVKIVENTFRDVNIAFVNELAKGFDSIGLDVIEVIQGASTKPFSFIPHFPSCGVGGHCIPVDPYYLIRNPGKNGFDYKFLKLAREINEGMPAYTVKKALEAITEKGKNAKDVKISVLGLAYKGNVPDIRESPSFEIIHELRKLGVEPLVFDPHVPEKSNCSFEEALRSDVLIFASNHDEFRQIDFSKMKDKIVIDGKNFLKIEDGSITYKGIGR